The following is a genomic window from Chloracidobacterium sp..
GTGATAAATATCCGCGAACGCCACTTCCTGCCCGATTTCTCGACCGAGCTCAAGAAGCTCTCAAAACGCAAACTTGCTCCGTTCATCGTTTTTTTCGAAGCCTCTGACGAAGTTCTGCAACGCAGGTTCTCTGAGACAAGGAGGCCCCATCCGGCAGACAAAGGTAAAGGCCTCGTTACGGCCATTCGTTCTGAACGTAAGGCCCTTACAGACGTGAAACGCATGGCCGATCTGATCATCGATACGTCCGATCTTACGGTTCACACTCTGCGGCGTCTGATCGTGCAGAAGTTCAGCGGCAGGCCCGAAGGGCAGCCCCTTCAGGTCGAGATAGTCAGCTTCGGACACAAATTCGGCAACCCGCAGGGTGTCGATCTGATGTTCGATGTTCGGCATTTACCGAACCCGTATTTTAATAAAGATCTGAAGGCTCTTCCGGGCGATGATCCGCGTGTGATCGAGTTCCTTGAAAAGGAGCCGGAAGTTGCCGAAACGATCGGCAGGATCACGGAA
Proteins encoded in this region:
- the rapZ gene encoding RNase adapter RapZ is translated as MEGRLKHGSGLLPLIIITGLSGSGMSSATDAFEDLGYFCVDNLPLTMLSTFGRLMIPAEGEKPAIEHAVLVINIRERHFLPDFSTELKKLSKRKLAPFIVFFEASDEVLQRRFSETRRPHPADKGKGLVTAIRSERKALTDVKRMADLIIDTSDLTVHTLRRLIVQKFSGRPEGQPLQVEIVSFGHKFGNPQGVDLMFDVRHLPNPYFNKDLKALPGDDPRVIEFLEKEPEVAETIGRITELLEYLLPLYQREGKSYLTIGIGCTGGRHRSVMSANSIAHVLKSAGYDVLTVHRDITK